The genomic segment AGACTCATTTATTCAGAATGCCGAGTCAAATGCTTTAACGCTCAAAGTCGCAAATTTGTACGTGAAATTACTTGACCAGCAAAGAAATGCAACACTTGAGAGTATCAGGAGCCTGAAATTAAATCGGGACTTGGCCGAGAACACTTATAAAACTGTCAGGAGTTCGGGAGAATTGCGGGGGCTTATTCATTCGGGATTGAGTTTATTTGATACGATTAATGCGTTAAAGATGCCGGAGTTGAAAATTTTTGAGAGCGGAGCAATGAGGCTCGAATTTGAAGAGATTAACAGGCGGCTCAAGAAATAAATAATTATTTTATTGCAGTTCTCGTAAAAGGGGGCTGCAATTTTTTTATCGAGTCTTTATTCAGTCCAGTCGTCAAGCATAAGGTCGTCAATGCGTGAGAATTCGCTAATATTATTAGTAACTAGTACACCCCCGCGAGCATATACAGTAGCAGCTATTATTAAATCATCGAAGCCGATTCTTTTGCCTGTGCGCTCAAGATTTGCCCTGATTCTGCCGTAAATTTTTGTCATAGATTTATCGAACGGAACGATCTCAAAAGGTTCGCAAAATGTCATAACTTTCTCTAACTCTTTATCAGGGGTTATACTTTTCATAGCTCCTGTTAATAATTCACCTTGTACAATTGCAGGCAATTTTATAAAGTCCATTTCAGAATCAACTTTATTTATTAATTTATCATTACGTCCCCTCATGTAAAATATACATATATTGCTGTCGAGATAATAAATTTTATTATTCATCATTAAATGCCTTCTCTAGTTCGCAATCAGGGATAATATACGCGTCTCTAGGTCTCACAAAAGATTCATCTTGTATAGATCCATACGTTTCGCGAGCCCATGCCTTTCGACCTTCGGGAGTACTGAAATCAAATTTTTTGATTCGTATCTTATAGCCGCCAACGTCAACTTCTTTATATTCTTGCATGATAAAGCCTCCTAAATAAAATTAAATATTTTGTATATTATATATTATTTGCCGCAAAAAAAACTCCCTCGCAATAAATCACGAGAGAGTCAAAAATTTTTATAAATCCTTACGCGTTAAACCTCATAGGGCTTAATCTCGCGCACAACGTCTAAAATTGTCCCGTCTCTTGCTTCAAGAATAGCTACAACTTTATCTTTCCATTGTAAATCATCAGGTCTGCCTACGAGTGAATATGCTTTCTCCTGAAGTTCTTTAATGGGAACGTGTTTAATTCCTGCCTTGTCAAGAGCTTCTATAATGTCGGGTCTATTAGGATTTACTGCCGTCCCGTAATCAGTAACAACAACGTCAACGCAGTCGCCCGGAGTCGTAACTGTAACAACTTTCTCGCAAATTGTCGCCATTCTCCCGCGTGTTAAAGGAGTAACTATAACGCAGCATTTTGCGCCCGCCGCTGTGTCAGGATGTCCGCCCGGTGCACCGCGTAAAACTCCGTCGGAGCCTGTAATAACGTTCACGTTAAAATCAATATCGACCTCAAGAGCTGCTAATACAACAAAATCAAGTTTATTCACAAATGCGCCTTTATTTGCCGGATTAGCATATTCGCTCGCTGTCATTTCGTGATGATTCGGGTTTGAGCGTATATCTTCAATTGCTGCCACGTCGAAATCCTGAACGTCAATAATTTGTCCGACCTTGCCCTTTCTCTGAAGTTCACAGATCGGCCCCGTTATTCCGCCAATTGCCCAAGCCATTTTTATGCCCTTTGCGTCCATTAAAGGCTCAAGGAATCTATTTACAGCGAGTGAAGGCCCGCCCGCTCCTGTCTGGAAAGAAAATCCCTCTTTGAACCATGGACAAGCTGCTATAACTTTCGCAGTATTCTCGGCCATCATTAAATCACGGGGATTCTGAGTCATTCTTGCTGCTGCACTGGCTATTTTTTTCGGGTTGCCTATTTCGTCAACTTTCACGACATAATCAACATTTACACCGTGAATGCTGGGCGGAAAATTCGGATATGGCACAAGTGTATCAGTAATTACTACAACTTTATCGGCATATTCTGAGTCTGGTACTGCATAAGACAATACACCGCAATCACTCTTACCGCCGAGCGCGCGTGCATTCCCGTATTCGTCTGAAGTGGGTGCGCCTATAAATGCTACGTCAATATGAACGTCGCCCTCTTCAACAGCTCGGACTCTTCCGCCGTGTGAACGCAAAATCGCAGGAGTCTTTAATTTTCCGTGTGAGACAACATCGCCCATTCTGCCGCGTATACCTGAAGTCTGAATACCTGTTACAATTCCCTGTTCTATATAGTCAGCAATAGGATCGTGAGCACTTCCCAGACTCGACGCAGCAATTGTAATATCTTTTATGCCGAGATCAACTATTTCCTTCATTACCATATTAACAATATAATCGCCGTCTCTAAAATGGTGGTGAAAAGAAACTGTCATGCCGTCTTTAAGTCCGCAGGCGATTACAGCATCACGAATTGAAGGAAGTATTTTACTCTCTTGAGGTTTCTCGTAAATTTTGCTTGTCGGGCCGGCCTTCTTTATATATTGTCCGTCTCTGTAGCCCTTCCCCTGATAGGGTTCATATTTGCGCCCATTCTTTAACTCAACTGCTAATGCTTCTGCGGGTATCTCTCTTCCAACTGCGTTTTTCATCTCTAAAGATCCCCCTCATAAATTCCGCTGGCTTTTGCGAGTCTTATAACTCTTTCAGCACCCGGAACAAACGCTATATCTATCATTTTACCGCCCTCAATTGTGAAGACTCCGACTCCCTCGGCTGCGTGTTCACGATAAGCACGAACTATTTTCTCGGCCTCCGCTATATCCTTCTGAGAAGGTGCAAGCATTTCATGTACAATCGGAATTTGTCTCGGATTAACGAGCGACTTCCCGTCAAAGCCCATTTCTACATTTTGTTTGACTTCAGCCCTGAAGCCCTCATCGTCATTAATATTCGTGAAGACCGTATCAAAGCACTGAATCCCCGCCGCACGTGCAGCCATCAACATATGACCGCGAGCCGCAAGCATTTCTATACCGCCGGGAATGACTTTAACCTGCATACACTTTCTATAATCGCCGCCCGATAAAGCCACGCCAAAGAGTCTGGGTGAAGCTGTACAGATCTCATAAGCATTTAATACGCCCTTGGGACTCTCAAGAGCTGCCATTAAAAGAGTCCTGCCTACTTCTACGCCGAATTCTTTTTCTGCTTCAGTAACTGCCGCGTCTACTGTTTTTACGTCATTTGCTGACTCAGTTTTCGCGATTCTAATTCCGTCGCAGCCTCCTGCAACACAGACTCTAATATCTTCCTTCCAGTGAGGAGTATCAAGTCCGTTAATTCTTACTATTACTTCAGTGTCGCCGTAATCAATTGACTTTAACGCGTGATAAAGTGAGAATCTCGCAGAATCCTTCTGATTTTCTGCAACAGCGTCTTCAAGATCGAGCATTATAGAGTCTGCACCGTAAATATAAGCGTCCTTAATTAATCCGGGCTTCTGTGCATTCATGAACATCATAGTCCGGCGGAGTCTAAATTTTTCCGGCTTTGGTCTTGGAATACTCATTATCTTATTACACCTCCCCAATCAAATCGGCCGTCAACATCACACTGGCAGCCCCGATAAAATGCGCATTCGACTCGAGCCTTTATTGTGCAGTCTAAAGCACCGTGATCGTTTACTATGACTTTAGC from the Synergistaceae bacterium genome contains:
- a CDS encoding type II toxin-antitoxin system VapC family toxin; amino-acid sequence: MNNKIYYLDSNICIFYMRGRNDKLINKVDSEMDFIKLPAIVQGELLTGAMKSITPDKELEKVMTFCEPFEIVPFDKSMTKIYGRIRANLERTGKRIGFDDLIIAATVYARGGVLVTNNISEFSRIDDLMLDDWTE
- a CDS encoding HpcH/HpaI aldolase/citrate lyase family protein — protein: MSIPRPKPEKFRLRRTMMFMNAQKPGLIKDAYIYGADSIMLDLEDAVAENQKDSARFSLYHALKSIDYGDTEVIVRINGLDTPHWKEDIRVCVAGGCDGIRIAKTESANDVKTVDAAVTEAEKEFGVEVGRTLLMAALESPKGVLNAYEICTASPRLFGVALSGGDYRKCMQVKVIPGGIEMLAARGHMLMAARAAGIQCFDTVFTNINDDEGFRAEVKQNVEMGFDGKSLVNPRQIPIVHEMLAPSQKDIAEAEKIVRAYREHAAEGVGVFTIEGGKMIDIAFVPGAERVIRLAKASGIYEGDL
- the citF gene encoding citrate lyase subunit alpha — translated: MKNAVGREIPAEALAVELKNGRKYEPYQGKGYRDGQYIKKAGPTSKIYEKPQESKILPSIRDAVIACGLKDGMTVSFHHHFRDGDYIVNMVMKEIVDLGIKDITIAASSLGSAHDPIADYIEQGIVTGIQTSGIRGRMGDVVSHGKLKTPAILRSHGGRVRAVEEGDVHIDVAFIGAPTSDEYGNARALGGKSDCGVLSYAVPDSEYADKVVVITDTLVPYPNFPPSIHGVNVDYVVKVDEIGNPKKIASAAARMTQNPRDLMMAENTAKVIAACPWFKEGFSFQTGAGGPSLAVNRFLEPLMDAKGIKMAWAIGGITGPICELQRKGKVGQIIDVQDFDVAAIEDIRSNPNHHEMTASEYANPANKGAFVNKLDFVVLAALEVDIDFNVNVITGSDGVLRGAPGGHPDTAAGAKCCVIVTPLTRGRMATICEKVVTVTTPGDCVDVVVTDYGTAVNPNRPDIIEALDKAGIKHVPIKELQEKAYSLVGRPDDLQWKDKVVAILEARDGTILDVVREIKPYEV